From the genome of Falco cherrug isolate bFalChe1 chromosome 14, bFalChe1.pri, whole genome shotgun sequence, one region includes:
- the DNAJA2 gene encoding dnaJ homolog subfamily A member 2, producing the protein MANVADTKLYDILGVPPGASDNELKKAYRKLAKEYHPDKNPNAGDKFKEISFAYEVLSNPEKRELYDRYGEQGLREGSGGSSGMDDIFSHIFGGGLFNFMGGQSRSRNGRRRGEDMMHPLKVSLEDLYNGKTTKLQLSKNVLCSACNGQGGKAGAVQKCNACRGRGVRIMIRQLAPGMVQQMQSVCSDCNGEGEVINEKDRCKKCEGKKVIKEVKILEVHVDKGMKHGQRITFSGEADQAPGVEPGDIVLLLQEKENEVFQRDGNDLHMTHKIGLVEALCGFQFTFKHLDGRQIVVKYPPGKVIEPGCVRVVRGEGMPQYRNPFEKGDLYIKFDVQFPENNWISPEKLSELEDLLPARPEFPNVIGDAEEVDLQEFDTTRGSGGGQRREAYNDSSDEESSHHGPGVQCAHQ; encoded by the exons ATGGCGAACGTGGCCGACACGAAGCTGTACGACATTCTGGGAGTGCCGCCCGGGGCCTCCGACAACGAGCTGAAGAAG GCATACAGAAAGCTGGCCAAGGAGTACCATCCTGATAAGAATCCAAATGCAGGCGACAAa TTCAAAGAAATAAGCTTTGCCTATGAAGTATTGTCAAATCCAGAGAAACGTGAGTTATATGATAGATATGGAGAACAGGGTCTTCGAGAAGGTAGTGGTGGAAGCAGTGGAATGGACGATATCTTCTCCCATATCTTTGGTGGTGGATTGTTCAATTTCATGGGTGGTCAGAGTAGAAGTCGTAATGGtagaagaagaggagaagatATGATGCATCCGCTCAA agTCTCTTTAGAAGATCTGTATAATGGAAAGACAACTAAACTACAGCTTAGCAAGAATGTCCTTTGTAGTGCGTGTAATGG gcagggagggaaggccGGAGCTGTTCAGAAATGTAATGCTTGCCGGGGTAGAGGTGTACGTATCATGATCAGACAGCTGGCTCCTGGAATGGTTCAGCAGATGCAGTCTGTATGCTCTGACTGCAATGGAGAAG GTGAagtaattaatgaaaaagaCCGCTGTAAAAAATGTGAAGGGAAGAAGGTGATCAAAGAGGTAAAAATACTTGAAGTCCATGTAGACAAAGGCATGAAGCATGGGCAAAGAATTACATTCAGTGGCGAAGCAGATCAGGCTCCAGGTGTGGAACCGGGTGATATTGTCCTCTTACTCCAAGAAAAGGAGAATGAG GTGTTCCAGCGGGATGGGAATGACTTGCATATGACGCACAAGATTGGACTTGTTGAAGCACTGTGTGGATTTCAGTTCACATTTAAGCACCTTGATGGACGTCAAATTGTGGTTAAATATCCTCCTGGAAAAGTAATTGAACCAG GTTGTGTTCGCGTAGTCAGAGGCGAGGGAATGCCACAGTATCGCAATCCTTTTGAGAAGGGAGATCTCTACATTAAATTTGACGTTCAGTTTCCTGAAAATAACTGGATTAGCCCAGAAAAGCTTTCA GAACTTGAAGATCTTCTGCCAGCTAGACCAGAATTTCCCAATGTAATTGGTGACGCAGAAGAGGTGGATCTTCAGGAATTTGATACCACTCGTGGTTCAGGTGGTGGCCAGAGACGTGAAGCTTATAATGATAGTTCTGATGAAGAAAGCAGCCATCATGGACCTGGGGTACAGTGTGCCCATCAGTAA
- the LOC102053254 gene encoding borealin-2-like isoform X1 — MPPRKPAGKRRSTDSGVEPGRGALSQEKKDQRIALFLRDFDQQAKENIQEMRKELDSLLQTAEKAFAVELLKMPVAVRKMRRKDLLDLPRGEEVALAAAVTDCSLGDVPNPKLVKTNSKKVKVTTIVEYEDGKHISAKKISKTSKTKSLVSLASGLNSELNHLSSAADFKATTKVSKSAGLQQTVSRTVPTSGRAQGMLPRSKSVPQDKTVPFVNIPLADGKTLCMAGGELHNIDVQLLNQDTVQHIHNLVSELTVLCGKATAKPS, encoded by the exons ATGCCCCCGAGGAAGCCCGCGGGCAAGCGGCGCAGCACCGACTCGGGCGTGGAGCCCGGCCGCGGGGCCCTCTCGCAGGAGAAGAAGGACCAGCGCATCGCACTCTTCCTCAGGGACTTCGACCAGCAGG ccaaGGAGAACATCCAGGAGATGAGGAAGGAGCTGGACTCGCTGCTGCAGACGGCCGAGAAGGCGTTTGCCGTGGAGCTGCTGAAGATGCCGGTTGCCGTCAGGAAGATGCGGAGGAAAGACCTTCTCG ACTTGCCAAGAGGGGAGGAAGTggctcttgctgctgcagtg ACTGACTGCTCTCTAGGAGACGTACCGAATCCAAAACTGGTGAAGACCAACAGCAAAAAAG TTAAGGTAACTACAATTGTTGAATATGAAGATGGCAAGcatatttctgcaaagaaaatctCTAAA ACTTCCAAAACCAAGTCGTTGGTTTCATTGGCCTCTGGTTTAAATAGTGAACTGAACCATCTTTCTAG TGCCGCAGATTTCAAAGCCACAACAAAGGTATCCAAAAG TGCTGGATTACAACAGACTGTCTCAAGAACTGTACCTACCAGTGGAAGAGCTCAAGGAATGTTACCAAGAAGTAAATCAGTACCCCAAGATAAAACTGTTCCATTTGTAAACATTCCCCTGGCTGATGGAAAG ACTCTTTGTATGGCTGGTGGAGAGCTCCATAATATTGATGTGCAACTACTAAATCAAGATACAGTACAGCATATTCATAACTTAGTG AGTGAGCTGACTGTACTGTGTGGAAAGGCGACAGCTAAACCAAGTTAA
- the LOC102053254 gene encoding borealin-2-like isoform X2 encodes MRKELDSLLQTAEKAFAVELLKMPVAVRKMRRKDLLDLPRGEEVALAAAVTDCSLGDVPNPKLVKTNSKKVKVTTIVEYEDGKHISAKKISKTSKTKSLVSLASGLNSELNHLSSAADFKATTKVSKSAGLQQTVSRTVPTSGRAQGMLPRSKSVPQDKTVPFVNIPLADGKTLCMAGGELHNIDVQLLNQDTVQHIHNLVSELTVLCGKATAKPS; translated from the exons ATGAGGAAGGAGCTGGACTCGCTGCTGCAGACGGCCGAGAAGGCGTTTGCCGTGGAGCTGCTGAAGATGCCGGTTGCCGTCAGGAAGATGCGGAGGAAAGACCTTCTCG ACTTGCCAAGAGGGGAGGAAGTggctcttgctgctgcagtg ACTGACTGCTCTCTAGGAGACGTACCGAATCCAAAACTGGTGAAGACCAACAGCAAAAAAG TTAAGGTAACTACAATTGTTGAATATGAAGATGGCAAGcatatttctgcaaagaaaatctCTAAA ACTTCCAAAACCAAGTCGTTGGTTTCATTGGCCTCTGGTTTAAATAGTGAACTGAACCATCTTTCTAG TGCCGCAGATTTCAAAGCCACAACAAAGGTATCCAAAAG TGCTGGATTACAACAGACTGTCTCAAGAACTGTACCTACCAGTGGAAGAGCTCAAGGAATGTTACCAAGAAGTAAATCAGTACCCCAAGATAAAACTGTTCCATTTGTAAACATTCCCCTGGCTGATGGAAAG ACTCTTTGTATGGCTGGTGGAGAGCTCCATAATATTGATGTGCAACTACTAAATCAAGATACAGTACAGCATATTCATAACTTAGTG AGTGAGCTGACTGTACTGTGTGGAAAGGCGACAGCTAAACCAAGTTAA